In one Arachis duranensis cultivar V14167 chromosome 9, aradu.V14167.gnm2.J7QH, whole genome shotgun sequence genomic region, the following are encoded:
- the LOC107466143 gene encoding rRNA-processing protein EFG1, whose translation MAHGGYNKRRVRVNPASRRSNSSSTASTSAPKALKPKPPVSLKNQIRSAERMLRKQNLPAEVREAQQQKLDALKKQQEIHTRLAAERKIFLRDRKIKFFERRKIERRIRRLEKLQRAASHQIQASEASEQLSKLKKDLQYVMYFPKTEKYVPLFTGGDDSEIVDRRNGLRKQIEDRLIAAAASGKDLEETGSEDDGLLDLSEDDFFLAGSSSDEADADDEWTDKSTREQASSASGKAVSGGMSSDEKNQRQISARALMPPPRPSNKKLSRFGSTSGQNSSRLRPDISTSSNTSNSKSSSDFRSRGPSSTGHGSSLSSNSDAHKPRRKRRPKKKKKQA comes from the exons ATGGCTCACGGCGGCTACAACAAGCGGCGCGTGAGGGTCAACCCCGCAAGTCGCCGGTCCAACTCCTCGTCCACCGCCTCCACGTCCGCCCCTAAGGCTCTCAAGCCTAAACCGCCGGTTTCACTCAAAAACCAGATTAGGTCGGCGGAGCGTATGCTGCGGAAGCAGAACCTGCCGGCGGAGGTGAGGGAGGCGCAGCAGCAGAAGCTCGACGCGCTCAAGAAGCAGCAGGAGATCCACACGCGCCTCGCCGCCGAGCGCAAGATCTTCCTCCGCGATAGGAAGATCAAGTTCTTCGAGCGCAGGAAGATCGAGAGGCGCATCAGGCGCCTCGAGAAGCTTCAGCGCGCCGCTTCCCACCAGATACAAGCATCTGAGGCTTCCGAACAGCTTTCCAAGCTTAAGAAAGATCTTCAATACGTTATG TACTTTCCAAAGACTGAGAAGTATGTTCCTTTGTTTACCGGAGGTGATGATTCGGAGATAGTTGACAGGAGGAACGGGCTGCGGAAGCAGATTGAGGACAGATTGATTGCGGCCGCAGCAAGTGGCAAGGACTTAGAAG AGACTGGCAGTGAGGATGATGGCCTTTTGGATCTGAGTGAAGATGATTTTTTCCTCGCTGGGAGTTCTAGTGATGAAGCAGATGCAGATGATGAATGGACAGACAAAAGTACAAG AGAGCAGGCTTCTAGTGCATCTGGCAAAGCAGTGTCTGGTGGCATGTCCAGTGATGAAAAAAATCAG AGACAGATTTCTGCTAGAGCTTTAATGCCCCCTCCTCGCCCCTCAAACAAGAAGCTGTCAAGGTTTGGGTCAACTTCAGGCCAAAATTCGTCTAGACTAAGACCTGATATTTCCACATCCAGCAACACTTCAAATAGCAAAAGCAGCTCAGACTTTAGATCAAGGGGACCTTCAAGCACAGGCCATGGTAGTAGTCTAAGCTCCAACTCTGATGCGCACAAACCTCGTAGAAAGAGGAGGcctaagaagaaaaagaagcag GCATGA